A single window of Pseudoduganella plicata DNA harbors:
- a CDS encoding sensor histidine kinase: MAPPLSNRRGALLYLLAWLLIGVALGGICAALAAARLVNALLLTVPTTVVYGIAAGFSAYYLCHANPIGTRPPALIVLMVAAAAVLAGFMWLAVLQGFNELCLSFAVDWAGVNLSAELTALLFALGVLLYGLLAALHYLAIELDRARNAERRELESRVTAQEAELRMLRMQIDPHFLFNSLNSISALTSQDPRAARDMTLQLASFCRHSLALAAQRKVTLEQEMTLIRHFLAIEKVRFGERLVTEEALERGALACLVPPMIIQPLVENAIKHGIGGLPEGGLVLVAAWRDRDSLRITVSNAVDPAAGSGTRLRSDNGIGLVNVRHRLACAYPNAASLTWKREEGTFAVDIVLPAQLGEA; encoded by the coding sequence ATGGCGCCACCGCTGTCGAACCGGCGCGGCGCGCTGCTGTACCTGCTCGCGTGGTTGCTGATCGGCGTGGCGCTGGGCGGCATCTGCGCGGCGCTGGCGGCGGCGCGGCTCGTCAACGCGCTGCTGCTGACAGTGCCGACGACAGTGGTGTACGGCATCGCCGCCGGGTTCTCGGCGTATTACCTGTGCCACGCCAATCCCATCGGCACCAGGCCGCCGGCGCTGATCGTGCTGATGGTGGCCGCGGCGGCCGTGCTGGCGGGTTTCATGTGGCTGGCCGTGCTGCAGGGATTCAATGAGCTGTGCCTGAGTTTTGCCGTCGACTGGGCCGGCGTGAACCTGTCGGCGGAGCTGACGGCGCTGTTGTTCGCCCTGGGCGTCCTGCTGTATGGGCTGCTGGCCGCCCTCCATTACCTGGCGATCGAACTGGACCGGGCGCGCAACGCCGAGCGGCGCGAGCTGGAATCGCGCGTGACGGCGCAGGAAGCGGAGCTGCGCATGCTGCGCATGCAGATCGACCCGCACTTCCTGTTCAACAGCCTCAATTCCATCAGCGCGCTGACGTCGCAGGACCCGCGCGCGGCGCGCGACATGACCCTGCAACTGGCCAGCTTCTGCCGCCACAGCCTGGCCCTGGCGGCACAGCGCAAGGTGACGCTGGAGCAGGAGATGACGCTGATCCGCCACTTCCTCGCCATCGAGAAAGTGCGCTTCGGCGAACGTCTGGTGACGGAGGAGGCCCTGGAGAGGGGCGCGCTGGCCTGCCTCGTGCCGCCGATGATCATCCAGCCGCTGGTGGAAAACGCCATCAAGCACGGCATCGGCGGGCTGCCGGAGGGCGGTCTGGTGCTGGTGGCCGCATGGCGCGACCGCGACAGCCTGCGTATCACCGTCAGCAACGCCGTCGATCCCGCAGCCGGATCGGGCACGCGCCTGCGCAGCGACAACGGTATCGGCCTGGTGAATGTGCGCCATCGCCTGGCCTGTGCCTATCCGAACGCAGCCTCGCTGACGTGGAAGCGCGAGGAAGGCACCTTCGCCGTCGATATCGTGCTGCCGGCGCAGCTGGGCGAGGCGTGA
- a CDS encoding LytR/AlgR family response regulator transcription factor, with product MKTIIVDDEPLARGIVREYLAAHADVKIVAECGNGFEAVKAIAELAPDLVILDIQMPRLDGFEVLELVGARNGPRFIFATAFDNFAIRAFEVRALDYLLKPFSQQRFARALDNARTAAPAAALESLGRAAALRERAVERVLIRDGANVHVIACGRIDCVQAQDDYVEIRAEGRAYLKNQPLSELESQLDPQRFLRIHRSWLVNIEAVSRIEQATRDSHVAVLKDGSRVPVSRSGYQKLRAAMG from the coding sequence ATGAAGACGATCATTGTCGACGACGAACCGCTGGCGCGCGGCATCGTGCGCGAATACCTGGCGGCGCATGCCGACGTAAAAATCGTGGCCGAATGCGGCAATGGCTTCGAGGCCGTCAAGGCGATCGCCGAACTGGCGCCCGACCTGGTCATCCTGGATATCCAGATGCCCAGGCTCGATGGCTTCGAAGTGCTGGAGCTGGTGGGTGCGCGCAACGGCCCGCGTTTCATCTTTGCCACCGCGTTCGACAACTTTGCCATCCGCGCTTTCGAGGTGCGCGCGCTGGACTATCTGCTCAAACCCTTCAGCCAGCAGCGTTTCGCCCGGGCGCTGGACAATGCACGCACCGCTGCGCCGGCTGCTGCACTGGAAAGCCTGGGCCGCGCGGCGGCGCTGCGCGAGCGAGCGGTCGAGCGCGTGCTGATCCGCGATGGCGCGAATGTTCACGTGATCGCCTGCGGGCGCATCGACTGCGTGCAGGCGCAGGACGATTACGTGGAGATCCGCGCCGAGGGCCGCGCCTACCTGAAGAACCAGCCGCTGTCGGAACTGGAAAGCCAGCTCGATCCGCAGCGCTTCCTGCGCATCCACCGCTCCTGGCTGGTAAACATCGAAGCCGTCAGCCGCATCGAGCAGGCCACCCGCGACAGCCACGTGGCCGTGCTGAAGGACGGCAGCAGGGTGCCCGTCAGCCGCAGCGGCTACCAGAAGCTGCGGGCTGCAATGGGTTAG
- a CDS encoding helicase C-terminal domain-containing protein → MTAYTVAVRALCEFTAKTGDLDLRFTPSPTAQEGIAGHAVVSARRDDDYEREIALSGDWGKLHVRGRADGYDPKRNQLEEVKTYRGELARMPANHRALHWAQLKVYGHLLCAARALASVRLALVYYDIASQKETQLVEEHDSAALRAVFEAQCAAFVAWAEQELAHRAARDGQLAALRFPHPDFRPGQRELAEAMFKASSRSCALLAQAPTGIGKSIGSLFPLLKAAPQHGLDKIFFLAAKTSGRQMALDAVATIRASAPLLPLRTLELTAKSRACEFPDNACHGDACPLARGFYDRLPAARAAALQLPMLDRASVRTAALDHEVCPYYLQSELARWADVIVGDYNYYFDFTALLHALTVQNDWQVGVLVDEAHNMVSRARSMYSAELAHGTLRVLRKTAPAALTKALDRVHRQWLALEKDQTAEYRSHAGLPEKFMNALQAATTAIGDYMGENPAWFDADVLDFYFHGLHFARLAESFGDHSLFDVTLTTTRAGKSDSTLCLRNIVPAPFLQPRFAQARSVALFSATLSPWNYYADTLGMPPGTAWVDVNSPFVADQLAVHVAGHISTRYQHRDRSLAPIAALMGEQYERQPGNYLAFFSSFDYMEKAADLFASTCPHVTVWRQSRRMDEDARSAFLQRFTLESSGIGFAVLGGAFGEGIDLPGARLIGAFIATLGLPQLNPVNEEIRRRMDAIFGAGYDYTYLYPGLQKVVQAAGRVIRTTTDRGTVHLIDDRFGRPDIQALLPAWWRIGAAPRPG, encoded by the coding sequence ATGACGGCCTACACCGTCGCGGTCAGGGCGCTGTGCGAGTTCACGGCCAAGACAGGCGACCTGGATCTGCGCTTCACGCCGTCGCCGACGGCGCAGGAGGGCATCGCCGGCCACGCCGTCGTCAGCGCCCGCCGTGACGACGACTACGAACGCGAGATCGCCCTCTCCGGCGATTGGGGAAAACTGCACGTGCGCGGCCGCGCCGATGGCTACGACCCGAAGCGCAACCAGCTGGAAGAAGTCAAAACTTACCGGGGCGAGCTGGCGCGCATGCCGGCGAACCACCGCGCCCTGCATTGGGCGCAGCTGAAGGTGTACGGCCACCTGCTGTGCGCCGCGCGCGCCCTGGCTTCGGTTCGGCTGGCACTGGTCTACTACGATATCGCCAGCCAGAAGGAAACGCAGCTGGTCGAGGAACACGACAGCGCCGCGCTGCGGGCGGTGTTCGAGGCGCAGTGCGCCGCGTTTGTCGCGTGGGCCGAACAGGAACTGGCGCACCGCGCCGCGCGCGACGGGCAGCTGGCGGCGCTGCGCTTCCCGCACCCCGACTTCCGGCCGGGCCAGCGCGAACTGGCCGAAGCGATGTTCAAGGCGAGCAGCCGCTCCTGCGCATTGCTGGCGCAGGCGCCGACGGGCATCGGCAAGAGCATCGGCAGCCTGTTCCCGCTGCTCAAGGCGGCGCCGCAGCATGGACTGGACAAGATCTTCTTCCTGGCCGCCAAGACGTCGGGGCGCCAGATGGCGCTCGACGCCGTCGCCACGATTCGCGCCAGCGCCCCGCTGCTGCCCCTGCGCACGCTGGAGCTGACGGCGAAAAGCCGCGCCTGCGAATTTCCCGACAACGCGTGTCACGGCGACGCCTGCCCGCTGGCACGGGGTTTCTACGACCGCCTGCCGGCCGCGCGCGCCGCAGCATTGCAGCTGCCGATGCTGGACCGCGCGTCGGTGCGCACGGCGGCGCTGGATCACGAGGTCTGTCCGTACTACCTGCAAAGCGAACTGGCACGCTGGGCCGACGTCATCGTCGGCGACTACAACTACTATTTCGACTTCACGGCGCTGCTGCATGCACTGACGGTGCAAAACGACTGGCAGGTCGGCGTGCTGGTGGACGAGGCGCACAATATGGTCTCGCGGGCGCGCAGCATGTATTCGGCAGAACTGGCACACGGGACGTTGCGCGTGCTGCGCAAGACCGCGCCCGCCGCGCTCACAAAAGCGCTGGACCGCGTGCACCGCCAGTGGCTGGCGCTGGAAAAAGACCAGACAGCCGAATACCGCAGTCATGCCGGGCTGCCGGAAAAGTTCATGAACGCGCTGCAGGCGGCAACCACGGCGATCGGCGACTACATGGGCGAAAACCCCGCGTGGTTCGATGCGGACGTGCTGGACTTCTACTTCCACGGCCTGCACTTCGCCCGGCTGGCGGAAAGCTTCGGCGACCATTCGCTGTTCGACGTCACGTTGACGACCACGCGTGCGGGCAAGAGCGACTCGACGCTGTGCCTGCGTAACATCGTGCCGGCGCCGTTCCTGCAGCCGCGCTTCGCGCAGGCCCGCTCGGTGGCCCTGTTCTCGGCCACCCTGAGTCCGTGGAACTACTATGCCGACACGCTCGGCATGCCGCCCGGGACGGCGTGGGTCGACGTGAATTCGCCATTCGTGGCCGACCAGCTGGCCGTGCACGTGGCCGGCCACATCTCCACCCGCTACCAGCACCGCGACCGTTCGCTGGCACCGATCGCCGCGCTGATGGGCGAGCAGTACGAGCGCCAGCCGGGCAACTACCTGGCCTTCTTCAGCAGCTTCGACTACATGGAAAAGGCGGCCGACCTGTTCGCCTCGACCTGTCCGCACGTCACGGTGTGGCGCCAGTCGCGCCGGATGGACGAAGACGCCCGCAGTGCGTTCCTGCAGCGCTTTACGCTCGAGAGCAGCGGCATCGGTTTCGCCGTGCTGGGCGGCGCGTTCGGCGAAGGCATCGACCTGCCGGGCGCGCGCCTGATCGGTGCGTTCATCGCCACCCTCGGGCTGCCGCAACTTAATCCCGTCAACGAGGAAATCCGGCGGCGCATGGACGCCATCTTCGGCGCCGGCTACGACTACACGTACCTGTACCCCGGCCTCCAGAAAGTCGTGCAGGCCGCCGGACGCGTGATCCGCACGACGACGGACCGGGGCACCGTGCACCTGATCGACGACCGCTTCGGACGGCCCGACATCCAGGCGTTGCTGCCCGCATGGTGGCGCATCGGCGCGGCGCCGCGGCCCGGCTAA